The genomic region TACAGAGGagtgaggttgaggcctccacaCCTAATAGCAACACCTGGGCAGCAGTTTCACGTGGCTTGGCACTTTAAATAATAAGGTGCACCTCCTTGATGGCTATTTTTAAGTGTTGTTAGGCCTCCTCTCACTATCAAGAGTTGTCCTTTGAGGCCTTGAATAGATATTCCGAGTTGTAGGCTCTCTGTGAGACTCCTTTGAAGTTGAGCATTGAATGTATTTAGGCATCCTCTCCCTTCAGAGAGTCGTCATGCTGAGGCTTCTGTTCTCAGAGCTCAGCTAGGCATTGGTACTGAGTGGCAGGTTCTCTGTGAACCTCCTTGGTACTCCTGGGTTAGGAACGTtgcaaggctcattgatgcatgtggggagcaaaggctggcccgtgaggtccgatccaacagacgagctactgtagctcaaattgctcaagaagttaatgctggttctgatagaaaggtgtcagaacacacagtgcatcacagtttgttgcttATAGGGGttcatagccgcagaccagtcagggtgcccatgctgacccctgtccaccaccaaAAGCATcaacagtgggcatgtgagcatcagaactggaccacggagcaatggaagaaggtggcctggtctgaggaatcacattttcttttacatcacgtggatggctgTGTGAatgtgcgtcgcttacctggggaacacatggcaccaggatcagtgttgccaagtctgctgTTTTCCCACGGAATTACCCCTCAGAATTACCCCcctgtaattattattttttttcaattctgggttttattttttttttccaaaaaaaatgGGTGTTATCAGTTCTTGATTTCAGAACCACATTGAATAATCTCAGAACAGCTGACTGGAATTTAGTGCTACATTGTTTTATCATTTCATTTAATATCCCATCAGGTccagatgttttttttgttttttttaggtttaagtgttttaaattttttttctcgAGTTTCTTTACATTAATGGCAAAGTCTAATGAACTTTGGTTATCTTTAATTGGCAGTATTTAATTGCTAGTATTTCCAATTGTTTGTATGGATATTTGATTTTGTTACAATGTCTGTTTCTACTTTATTAAATAGtgtttggaatttttttttttaaattgcaacttcatggtttttttttcttcaggttTTTCCTAATTGTCCCAAAATTGGTTTGTTTTGACTGACTTCTCAATTATTGTCAGTTGTTTTGGGGTATattatgttttgtttggttctgagtgtgtgtttgtgttgttttagtGTATACAATGTGAGAATGTCTGAATAGCTTTATAAATTACACAATTTGTGCTGTCCGGGGGAGGGCTCCTAGCTCGGAATTTTgacccgaacccagagtactcccccctgATGTAGACAGAACTAGAAGTAAGGAGATgaggtggtggagggatgctgataaactgtcAAAAAACAGAGGTATGTCTGCAGCATATATACCGCTTGTTGTTGGTTGATTAGCTGAATGCTTTCCACTTgtgctaattaggttaattatctgcAACTGCTCCTCCCAAACTTCATTAACAAAACATAATATGAAATagtgtattatttaaaaaaaaaaaaaaattatatatatataatttgaataGAACAAATTTGTCTTGGAATTTTTACGCACTTCTGAATTATTCTACTTTCTTATGGTAAACTTTGACATGgtaccatggtaataccatgtgttttgttgtttttttggaaaCTACCAAGATcataatctttttttctttttacttttttttttaggtacCTTGAAGTTGTTGGTGAGGTGCTGGTTAACAGGCACAATGAAAATGATCAATTCaaagtctttatttaaaaacaagtcCATGGAAATGAAACTAAATACAAAAAGGATGACAGAAGTAGGCTACCATGTACATACCGTGGTATATGACTGTGATAATCATACAGTACTATGATATATATCAAGGTATTACCATCTGATATACCACAGTAATATTAcagaacattttttattgaGATGATAGAGAGCCTTGATACAACAATTGATCCAAGGTTACTAGTTTAGTTTATTTAGATGTAAACATTATAGGCAATTTCACTTTGTCAGGTAGGGGGAAATGGCATGAGTAGTTATGAAATGTTGAAAAACAATTTGTTGAACTTACTAAAAcgagcattaaaataaaaattgaaaaaaacgAATGATTAACAAATGCATCTTTCATCCTTTGAACAGCAGCacatgttttcatatttgcaattacaaaaataatcatCTTTATCACATTGGGGTGTAAATTCATTTAGTGTATTTGACAGGTGTGATGATCAGTGGAGTTGAGTTTTTACCTCCATCATTAAATTCTGGGCTAAAATATGGATAGAGTTTGTCAGTGAAAGCCTGACCAGTGAAAGAGTAGATATGAGAGCTGGACTCCACATCATAAAAGGAGACCAGACCCTCCTCATAATCCACAAACACACCGACCCGCTGCGGCTTCACTCTCAGAGGCAGAGGGACAGGAGGACCAGTACAGGATTcatattcattttcattcatcaGAGCCACAGTCCAGAATCCATCCTCAGGACACAGTGTGATCAATCCCTTCCTGTCAATGGATTCTCTGGCCACTCCTAAGGTCCATTCAGTCTTTCCCTTCACCTGCACCTCAAAATAAAATCTCCCTGAGGAGAATCCCTCCTTTCCCAGGACATCTACACACGTATCAAATCTCTCTGGGTTGTCTGGAAGTTTCTGTCTTTTGTCTCCACATGTCACTTGTTTTCCATCATCAGACAGGATGAGTTTAGGATGAGCTGTATCAGGATCCAGAGTCACATCCACTGAGAAAACAGAGAATATGAATCACAATTTTACAATACAGATACTTTGtgatgatgtttttaatatttaatcagTGTTTAATCATCCTGTAGGTCAGTAATGAAGCTGTGAGAATATGAATGTAATCTAGTGTAGTTCAGACACACACTGTACCTTCATACTGCTGCATCCTCTTCAGATCTGTAGAGACTaatgacaataaaaacaaatcatCAGATCTTTGAGATGCATTTATATATGAAAATTATAGACAAGatttaaagttatatttaaagAATTGTGTACATGTTTTATCTGATCAATGTGTCTCTACTGATATTTAGATGATCAAAGCAGATGATCATTTTGCTTTGAGTTTGAGCTCTGAATATTCttctttataaaaaatgaaattgtttTATGCAGGTTATTTTTTGACTAACAATGTTAATTCAATTTTGAAGTAGATTAGTGCTGATTATGCagcaaatacaataaaaaaaaaaaaagacagacatTTCACACACAAATCCATCTTCTCAGGAAGAATACATTCGCTATGATATAACGCTATAAAATGATATTGAATATTATAgcgaattatatatataatttaacatttatgaTTACAATAACTTGCATATGTTCTGACCAATGTTTAAACTCATTGCACATGATCATTTTGTAATTGGATTATGTTATCATAGATCACAATGCAAGTTTCAATATTCACAGAATTCAATCCCTTAAAGAACGTACCAGTTAGAGTGAGTTTCTCCTGTATAGTGTCCTGCAGTCGAGTCAGAGCTCTCCTCAGAGTCTCCAGACTCTCATCAGTCTTCACACTGATCTCAGACCAGTTCCTGGTGTTTCTAGAGCTGCACAGGGATGAGTAAATCTACAGCAGGAGAGAGGAGAAATCCTTCATCATGGGGAGTGTTATGGTGTCATATACTGCATTATCATTGATCAGAGAGATGTTGACTGACCTGTAGGAGGTGGAGGTGATCTTCAGTGTGTGAGAGCTGCTCCAGCTCAGTGTTTCTCATCTTTAGCTCAGTGATCTCCTGCTCCAGCTCTTCAATGAGCTCTTCCTCCTGTTTCTCTGCTGCTTTCTGCTGCTCCTCCATCATCTCCAGCAGTTCAGTCTGACATCTCTCAATGGAGCGGATGAGATCAGTGAAGAGCTCGACACGGGCTGCTTTCTCCtcctctgtgtttttctgcTCAACCAGGACAATCAACACATTATTAGTCGTGTTTACTAAGACAAGAACCACATTACTACTGCTCATAATTGATAAATGTTTTAAGGGGTTTTCAAAATCTCTCAACCGAAGAATTAAACTTCATCCTGTACCGTTTGCACTGAATGATTCCTCAAATCATGTGTCTTATTGATGAGAAATGTGTTATTACTTCACTAAGTGATCAGGTAATCACAGACATGTCGATATTTAGAGCAACAACACTGTGTGATATTACTTTTATACAACAACTTAATAAAGAAGTTACTATAaaataacttacattttagagaAATTACTGTCAGTTACCTTGTCTGCATTTACTTAGACCActggaaagagtttcaaataAGTTGCACTAGTGGTGAATGAAtcagtttttgaacaaatcattaGAGCGAATGAATCAAAATCAATGACTCGCTCATTAAGAGTGGTAAAAATAGTATAAAGTCCCAGTGCTGGCAGACTGTGTATCAGGAACCCCAGAGAACCGGAACTAAATGATGTATAATAGACATttaaattatacatatttaattattttaaactcacTTTTCTGACTTCTGTTGAGTGTTTAACTTCTTGAATCTTCTTGATTCTGTCCTGGATCATCTGCTGCAGATCTTTTTGTGTCTTCTTCAGTTGAGTCTATAGATAGAGAATGCACAATGTTTTCATAACGGATTCATTTATATCAAAGAACATGTGACTCCTCATTATAAGAGCCCTTAAAATCAACTTGTCAGTAACTTCTACCTTCTtctcttcactctcctcttctAAAGAAACAGTGTTGTGGTTCTTGTGGTCTGTTACACCACACACTAGACACACACATGTCTGATCATCTCTACAGAACAGCTCCAGAGGTCTCTCGTGTTTCTGACATATATAGTCCTCCAGATTCCTCACAGGATTGATCAGTTTGTGTTTCTTTAAACCTGCCACTCTCAAATGAGGCTCCAGGTGAGTTTCACAGTAAGAGCTCTGACACACCAGACACGACTTCAGAGCTTTCAGCTTTCTTTCCTCACAGAAGTCACACAGAACTTCAGGTTTTTTCAGAACTTCAGGTTTTTTCTTaggacttttctttttatagTGATCTACAAGCTCTCGGAGTGTGGTATTAATCTTGAGATCAGGTCTGATCTTGAATGTTTCTGTACAATATGGACATTTGCAGGTCTGGCTGTTGTCCCAGTGTTTATTCAGACAGATCTTGCAGAAGTTGTGTCCACATGGAGTGCTGACTGGATCAGTGAACACGTCCAGACATATGGAGCACTGAAGATCCTCAGTCAGTGGA from Chanodichthys erythropterus isolate Z2021 chromosome 15, ASM2448905v1, whole genome shotgun sequence harbors:
- the LOC137037129 gene encoding E3 ubiquitin-protein ligase TRIM39-like, with the translated sequence MSSSSGPLTEDLQCSICLDVFTDPVSTPCGHNFCKICLNKHWDNSQTCKCPYCTETFKIRPDLKINTTLRELVDHYKKKSPKKKPEVLKKPEVLCDFCEERKLKALKSCLVCQSSYCETHLEPHLRVAGLKKHKLINPVRNLEDYICQKHERPLELFCRDDQTCVCLVCGVTDHKNHNTVSLEEESEEKKTQLKKTQKDLQQMIQDRIKKIQEVKHSTEVRKKNTEEEKAARVELFTDLIRSIERCQTELLEMMEEQQKAAEKQEEELIEELEQEITELKMRNTELEQLSHTEDHLHLLQIYSSLCSSRNTRNWSEISVKTDESLETLRRALTRLQDTIQEKLTLTVSTDLKRMQQYEVDVTLDPDTAHPKLILSDDGKQVTCGDKRQKLPDNPERFDTCVDVLGKEGFSSGRFYFEVQVKGKTEWTLGVARESIDRKGLITLCPEDGFWTVALMNENEYESCTGPPVPLPLRVKPQRVGVFVDYEEGLVSFYDVESSSHIYSFTGQAFTDKLYPYFSPEFNDGGKNSTPLIITPVKYTK